A single region of the Mus caroli chromosome 16, CAROLI_EIJ_v1.1, whole genome shotgun sequence genome encodes:
- the Eif2b5 gene encoding translation initiation factor eIF-2B subunit epsilon, with protein MAATAAVPGAAAGRASKRGGGPGGGGTQGAEEEPPPPLQAVLVADSFNRRFFPISKDQPRVLLPLANVALIDYTLEFLTATGVQETFVFCCWKAAQIKEHLQKSKWCHPTSPNVVRIITSELYRSLGDVLRDVDAKALVRSDFLLIYGDVISNINICRALEEHRLRRKLEKNVSVMTMVFKESSPSHPTRCHEDNVVMAVDSATNRVLHFQKTQGLRRFSFPLSLFQGSGDGVEIRYDLLDCHISICSPQVAQLFTDNFDYQTRDDFVRGILMNEEVLGNQIHLHVTTREYGARVSNLHMYSAVCADVIRRWVYPLTPEANFTDSTTQSYTHSRHNIYRGPEVSLGHGSVLEENVLLGAGTVIGSNCSITNSVIGPNCHIGDNVVLDQAYLWQGVRVAAGAQIYQSLLCDRAEVKERVKLKPYCVLTSQVVVGPDITLPEGSVISLHPPDAEEDEDDGQFSDDSGADQEKEKVKLKGYNPAEVGLEGQGYLWKAEGVNSKEDEELRQSLWGLMIKTEEESETESEGSVDPEELDSRAGSPQLDDIRVFQNEVLGTLQRGREENISCENLVLEINSLKHAYNISLKEVMQVLSHVVLEFPLQQVDGLLDPNRYCALLLPLLKAWSPVLRNYIKRAADHLEALAAIEDFFLENETLVTCMAKVLMAFYQLEILAEETILSWFSQRDTTDEGQQLRKNQQLQRFIQWLKEAEEESSDDD; from the exons ATGGCAGCCACTGCGGCGGTGCCTGGCGCTGCGGCCGGCCGAGCGAGCAAACGCGGCGGCGGCCCGGGCGGCGGGGGAACCCAAGGTGCGGAGGAGGAGCCGCCGCCGCCCCTCCAGGCAGTTCTAGTGGCCGATAGCTTCAACCGCCgcttcttccccatctccaagGACCAGCCTCGG GTCCTCTTGCCCCTGGCCAATGTTGCGCTAATTGACTACACTCTGGAGTTTCTGACTGCCACGGGTGTACAGGAAACATTTGTCTTTTGCTGCTGGAAAGCTGCTCAGATCAAAGAACATTTACA GAAATCCAAGTGGTGCCATCCTACGTCCCCCAACGTTGTTCGGATAATCACATCAGAGCTATACCGATCACTAGGAGACGTCCTCCGCGACGTCGATGCCAAGGCCTTGGTGCGCTCTGACTTTCTCCTGATATATGGAGATGTCATCTcaaatatcaatatttgcagaGCCCTGGAGGAACACAG GTTAAGAAGGAAGCTAGAAAAAAATGTCTCTGTGATGACAATGGTCTTCAAAGAGTCGTCACCCAGCCACCCTACTCGCTGCCATGAGGACAACGTGGTGATGGCTGTGGACAGCGCCACAAACAGGGTTCTTcacttccagaagacccaaggcCTCCGGCGCTTTTCCTTTCCATTG AGCCTGTTCCAGGGCAGTGGAGACGGAGTGGAGATTCGATATGATTTGTTGGACTGTCACATCAGCATCTGCTCTCCTCAG GTAGCTCAGCTCTTCACAGACAATTTTGACTACCAAACTCGAGATGACTTTGTACGAGGCATATTAATGAACGAGGAG GTCCTAGGAAACCAGATTCACTTGCATGTGACAACTAGGGAATATGGTGCCCGGGTCTCCAACCTACACATGTACTCAGCTGTTTGTGCTGACGTCATCCGCCGATGGGTCTACCCTCTCACTCCAGAAGCAAACTTCACTGACAGCACCACCCAGAGCTACACTCATTCCCGACACAACATCTACCGAGGGcctgaagtcagcctgggccatGGCAGCGTCCTGGAGGAAAATGTGCTTTTGGGAGCTGGCACTGTCATTGGCAGCAACTGCTCCATCACCAACAGTGTCATTGGCCCTAACTGCCATATTG GTGATAATGTGGTACTGGACCAGGCCTACCTGTGGCAGGGAGTTCGAGTGGCTGCTGGAGCACAAATATACCAGTCTCTGCTCTGTGACAGAGCTGAGGTCAAGGAGCGAGTCAAACTGAAGCCATACTGTGTCCTCACTTCCCAG GTGGTAGTGGGCCCAGACATCACGCTGCCGGAGGGCTCGGTGATCTCTTTGCACCCTCCAGAtgcagaggaagatgaagatgatggtcAGTTTAGTGATGATTCTGGAGCTgaccaagaaaaggaaaaagtgaagCTGAAAG GTTACAATCCAGCAGAAGTTGGCCTTGAAGGCCAGGGATACCTCTGGAAAGCTGAGGGTGTGAACTCGAAAGAAGATGAGGAGCTACGGCAGAGTCTCTGGG GACTCATGATCAAGACGGAGGAGGAAAGCGAGACTGAAAGTGAGGGAAGTGTGGACCCTGAGGAGCTGGACAGCCGAGCAGGCTCCCCTCAGCTGGATGACATCAGAG ttttccaGAACGAGGTCCTGGGAACGCTGCAGCGGGGCAGAGAGGAGAACATCTCCTGTGAAAATCTAGTCCTGGAGATCAACTCTCTCAA GCATGCCTACAACATTAGCCTAAAGGAAGTGATGCAGGTCCTGAGCCATGTGGTCCTGGAGTTCCCCCTGCAACAAGTCGATGGCCTGCTTGACCCAAACCGCTACTGTGCCCTGCTGCTTCCT CTGCTCAAAGCCTGGAGCCCTGTTTTAAGGAACTACATAAAGCGTGCAGCTGACCACTTGGAAGCATTGGCAGCCATTGAGGACTTCTTCTTGGAAAACGAAACTCTCGTTACTTGCATGGCCAAG GTCCTGATGGCTTTCTACCAGCTGGAGATCTTGGCTGAGGAAACAATCTTGAGCTGGTTCAGCCAAAGAGACACAACTGACGAAGGCCAGCAGTTACGGAAGAATCAACAG CTGCAGAGGTTCATCCAGTGgctgaaagaggcagaagaagagtcATCCGACGATGACTGA